GGAGACGTATACGGAGTCATAGGACTAAGTGGCGCAGGAAAAAGCACGTTGGTAAGATGCATAAATCTTCTGGAAAGACCGACTATGGGGAAGGTGTACATCGACGGGGAAGAGATTACCGCGATGAAGAAGTCCCAGCTGATTAAAGTAAGACAGAGCCTAGGTATGATATTTCAGGATTTTAATCTATTGATGCAGAGAAATGTAATAGACAATATCAAGTTTCCTTTGGAAATTGCCGGAGTGGACAAGGTGGAAGCAAAAAAAAGAGCCTTGGAGCTTTTGCACCTGGTAGGCCTTGAGGAAAAGTCCCATAGCTATCCTGCCCAGTTAAGCGGGGGGCAAAAGCAGCGAGTGGCTATTGCCAGAGCGCTTGCAAACAGCCCAAAGGTCCTGCTTTGTGATGAAGCAACATCTGCCCTGGATCCTGTGACTACCTTGTCTATTTTGAACCTTTTGAAGAGCATTAACGAGAAAATGGGTGTAACCATTGTTATTATAACCCACGAGATGAAGGTAGTTGAGACGATCTGCAACAAGGTTGCCGTTATTGAAAGCGCCAATATCGTCAAAAACGGATATACAAAAGATATCATAGGACATTTTAAGGAGGTCTAGACATGGAATTTTTAAATGAATTTGGAGACATATTGATTAAAGGTACCATGGAAACTCTCTATATGACTTTTGCATCGGTATTTTTTGCTTATCTATTCGGACTTCCTATGGGTGTTGCTTTGGTAGTATCGGATGACAACCATATTATGCCATCCAAAATTGTAAATCGGGTACTGGGAACCATAGTCAATATAACAAGATCTGTGCCTTTCATAATTCTTTTGATAGCGGTCATACCTTTTACAAGGATGGTTGTGGGAACTGCCATAGGAGCAAATGCTGCAATTGTGCCATTGGTAATAGGAGCTACGCCCTTTGTGGCAAGAATGGTCGAAAGCTCGCTTAAGGAGCTTAATAAAGGCATCATTGAAGCAGCTGCTTCAATGGGATGCTCCAATTTGGAAATCATCTACAAGGTGATGATTCCTGAAAGCATGCCATCCTTAGTGCTTGGCTCTTCAATCACGACGATAACGCTGGTAGGTTATTCTGCCATGGCCGGTGCCATCGGAGCAGGTGGACTTGGAGACTTGGCCATAAGATATGGATATTACAGATACGAAAGCGAGCTAATGCTGGTAACCATAGTGGTTCTTGTATTGATAGTACAGGCTATACAGTTTGCCGGCAATCACATATCAAAAAAAATAAACAGGCTTTATTGATTTGCGCAAAACAAGTTGACATTCATATAATAAAAGATTAGAATATCTAAAAGGTATATTAAACAGATAGGTTTAATTGGAAAAGGAGTGAACTGAATGAAAAAAAGAAGCATAGTTTTATTGTTGGCCGTGATGTTTGTGCTGGTGGGAGCTTTGGCAGGCTGCGGTACAAGCGGAGATAACGGCGATGGAGATACGACGACCCTGAGGATTGGAGCCACTCCGGTACCCCATTCGGAGATTTTGGAATTTATCAAGCCCATGCTTTTAGAGGAAGGCATAGAGCTTGAAATAGTGGAGTTTACAGACTATGTTCAGCCTAATATGGCCCTTGCCAATGAAGAGTTGGACGCAAACTTCTTCCAGCACGTACCGTACCTGGAGGATTTCAACCAAAACAACGATACTGCCCTAAGCGCAGTGATATTGGTTCATTTTGAGCCACTAGGCATCTACCCTGGACAGACAGCATCTTTGGAGGATATTCAAGACGGAGACAAGGTTGCGGTTCCTAACGATACTACAAACGAAGCGAGAGCTCTATTGTTATTGCAGGAGGCAGGCTTAATAGAGTTGGATCCTAATGCCGGTTTGGAGGCGACTATAAGAAATATAATCAGCAATCCTAAAAATCTCGATATCGTGGAGCTGGAAGCAGCTCAAATATCAAGGGCGTTGCCTGATGTGAATATTGGCGTAATAAACGGCAACTATGCGATTCAAGCAGGCCTCAATGCGGGAGAAGACGCGTTGATGGCTGAAGACAAGGAGTCTTTGGCAGCTCAGACTTTTGCAAATGTAATTGTGATTAGAACTGGTGATGACAGGGAGATGTTCGAAACCTTGAAAACTGCCTTGCAATCAGATGAAGTAAGAAACTTCCTTGAAGAAAAGTATGAAGGAGCAGTAGTGCCTGTATTTTAAAAGTTGATCCCCGATCTTAAGATTGGGGATTTTTTAGTTACAAGATGTGAAATTTATTTCGCTTTCTAAAAACTTATGATATAATTTCCCCATAGTGCGTTATCAATATTTTGATATACAATTATTCATGGGGAATAATTGCCAAACGCATAAAAATCCAATATAATCCTTGAAAAAGCACACCGATATGCCGGTGTGCTTTTTCAGGCGCTTCTTCCCGCCGGATCAAATTTTATGTGGAAAAATGATGGGAGGTCATCGGAGGTTTAATAGCCACAGCTTTATGATATAATCTTAAGGTAGATTTAAATTCCGATACTTAAAATGAAAGGGTAGATAATATGCTAAAAATAGGATGTCATTTATCAATATCAAAGGGCTATTATAAAGCGGGGCTGGATGCCTTGGCGATAGATGCAAATACATTTCAGTTTTTCACCAGAAACCCTCGAGGAGGAAGCGCAAAGAAAATTGATTTAAAAGACATAGAAAAATTCACGAAGCTATTTAATGAAAACGGCTTTGCCCCACTTTTTGCTCATGGGCCGTATACGATGAATTTGTGCAGCGATAAAAGAGACATAAGAGATTTCGCTAAAAATGTTTTCAAAGAGGATTTGGAGAGGCTCAAGCTTCTTCCTGAATCCTATTATATATTCCATCCCGGCAGTCATGTGGGGCAGGGAGTGGAAAAGGGGATTGATTACATAGTAGAGGCTATGAATGATGCCATAAAGGAAGATTGTGAGACCACTGTTTTGCTTGAAGGCATGTCCGGCAAAGGGACTGAAATAGGTGGAAGGCTCGAAGAGCTTAAACTAATAATAGATGGAGTCAAACACAACAAAAAAGTCGGAATATGCATAGATAGCTGCCATCTATATTCTGCAGGGTATGATGTAGTAAAAGATTTGGACGGGGTCATAGAAGAAATAGATAAAAGTGTAGGGATGGATAAGCTTATGGCGGTTCATTTAAACGACAGCAAGATGGAATTTGCATCAAACAAGGACAGGCACGAAGTATTGGGAAAAGGGACTCTAGGCAAAGAAGCGATTATAAACATCATAAATCATCCTCTTTTAAAAGATCTGGTCTTTAACCTGGAGACTCCAAACGAGTTGGATGGATACAAAAATGAAATTGCCTTTTTAAAGGCAAATTACAAGGAGTAGATCATGAAGGAAAAAGTCGCGTTGTTAAGGTGTGCAAGTTATGATGTTGATATTATAGAAGAAAAGATTAAGGAAGGATTTTCTCTTCTTGGAGGGGAAAAATACATAAAGGACTTGATTCCTTTTGGATCAAAAGTTTTGTTGAAACCTAATCTCTTATCTGTAGAAGAGGAGAATTCGCCTGTAGTTACGAATCATGCTTTCTTTGAAGCTGTCGTAAGGGTGATTAAAGACTATACGGACAATTTGATCTTTGGTGATTCGCCAGGATTTGGTTCAAGTGAAAAAGCAGCTCAAAAGGCTGGACTAATGGATGTTGCCAAAAGATACGGCGTGGGATTTGATCCTTTCACAGAAAAGGTGTCTGCTGAGCTTAAAGAGGCGATCCTAGTCAAGAATTGGGATGTTGCAAAAGTTGCGTATGAAGCTGACGTGTTGATATCACTGCCAAAGCTTAAGACCCACGGGATGATGTATTTCACAGGAGCGGTTAAAAACCAGTTCGGTTGCGTGCCGGGGACTCAAAAAGCCCTGTGGCACACGAGGATGAATAATGGAGACAATTTCTCAAAAATGCTGCTGGATTTAAACAAGCTTGTTAAGACTGATTTTGCCATTATGGATGGAATCATCGCAATGGAAGGAAACGGTCCGAAGAGCGGAACTCCCAAAAAGATGGATTCCATCATCATGGGCGAGAGCTTGACGGCTGTCGACTCCACGGCCCTGGGCTTAATCGGATATGAAGATCCCAGAGAAGTGCCCCAGTACAGGATAGCCCATGAATTCAGCTGGGGTAAAGTTCTTCCGGAAGATATATTAATCCTGGGGGAAAGCCTCGATGAAATGAAGGTAAAGGATTTTAAAAAGATCAGAAGAACAAATGAGATTTTCGGAAACAGTAATGGGATGAAATTCATTAAAAATTTGATAGCTCCCTATCCGAAATTACTTCATGAAAAATGTATAAGCTGCAACAGATGCTATGAAGTTTGTCCCGAAAAGCCCAGGGTTATCGAGATGGTAGAAAAAAACGGGAAATCTGTGCCTGTATTTGACAAAAAAACTTGTATCAGGTGTTTTTGCTGTCAAGAACTGTGCCCGGTGGGAGCCCTGGAAGTTGGAGAGACCTTGCTTGGCAAGATGATATATAAATAATGACTTTGGAGTTGGTTTCATGATTGATATAATAGCCGGAAAAATAGGTTCTGGAAAAGCCGAGAAAATTTACAGCCAGATACTGGAATGTCTTGAAAATGGTGAAGAGGATCTTTATTTGATAGTTCCTGACCAATACACCCTGGAGGCGGAAAAAGAACTAATGAAAGCCTTGAAAGCAGAAGGACTGCTTAGCGTGGATGTTGTAAGCTTTTCAAGGTATATGGATATTCTTTTGGACAAGTCATTTCAGCCGAAGAGAACGTTAGTGAGTTCTACAGGCAAGAAGATGATAATTAGAAAAGTGCTTAAAGACCTTAAAGAAGATTTAAGCGCTTATTCTGGCATGGTAGATAAATCCGGCTTTGTTGACGAGATTGAATCAACAATGAAATCCTTAAAAGAGAACATGATTGACGTTGGCGTTTTGGCGACGGAGGGTTCGGATATAGGTTCCATGAGCATGGTCGACAGAAAAATCCGGGATATAGGAGCGATATATGAAGCTTATAGCATGTTCATGGATAATGGATATTTGGATGCTGAAGAGAGGATAAATCTAGCCATAAAAGAAGCTGCCAGGGATAAAAGGGTAAAAAGATCCAAGATTTGGATTCATGGGTTCCATACATTTACAAAGCAGATAATGGAGTTCATAAAGGTGCTGGCAGACAATGCAATTAAAGTTGGAGTGACCATTGACATAAACAATGACGAGTCTGAACCGGACAGGGAAATATACGAAATTAATAGAAAGACATTCCAACAATTGAGGGAAATGAACCGAGACAACTGCAATGTAGAGTTTCTTGGACATGCCGTTTCCAAAGATTCCGACATAGGGCATCTGCAAGATGAGTTTTTTGCCTATCCATATAAAAAGCGTACGGGAGCTCCAAGGGACATAAAAATCATTCAATCACAAAATGTCTACAATGAGATAGACAACGTCTGCGTGGATATTATCCGAATGGTGCGAGAGGATGATATAAGGTATAAGGACGTATGTGTAATAGCAAATGACCTCGAATCATACTCCTTCTTAATCCAAAGAACCTTTGAGGAATACAAGATACCATGTTTCGTAGATATCAAAAGATCTGTTTCCGACAAGCCTCTGGCTATATTCGCAATCGCTGCATTAAACTGCATAGTATACAACTTCACATACGAAGATGTTTTTTCCATGATAAAGACGGGGTTTTCAGATCTAGATACTGACGAATATGAGGTTCTAGAAAACTATTGCTTAAGGTTTGGCATAAGGGGCAACCAGTGGAAGAAGGAGTTTTTCAAGAACTCACAAGATGGAGAGTACGACCTGACAGCTTTAAATGAAGTGCGGGAGAGATTGGTGCTTCCTCTGGAGAATTTAAAGGTATCAATCAAAAAAGATCCCACTTATCTGGGGATTTCAAAGAGCGTGTATGAATTTTTAGTTGAATGCGGCTGTGGGGAAAAAACCAGATCTTTATCTGATGAGCTTTTAGAGCAAGGCGATCTGGAGCTGTCTGCAGAGAATACTCAGATATACAACAAGATAATTGAGCTGCTGGACGAGATAGCAGAGATTTTTTTGGACAAGAAGACCAATATTAAGGACTATTGCGATATCTTGAAATCCGGGATTGAAGCGGCGGAGCTTGGGTTGCTTCCATCTAGCGTGGATGAAGTCACCGTGGGGGATGTGAAAAGAACCAGGCAGAACAATATTGAGGTTCTGTTTTTGCTGGGGGTG
This genomic window from Alkalibacter saccharofermentans DSM 14828 contains:
- a CDS encoding MetQ/NlpA family ABC transporter substrate-binding protein — encoded protein: MKKRSIVLLLAVMFVLVGALAGCGTSGDNGDGDTTTLRIGATPVPHSEILEFIKPMLLEEGIELEIVEFTDYVQPNMALANEELDANFFQHVPYLEDFNQNNDTALSAVILVHFEPLGIYPGQTASLEDIQDGDKVAVPNDTTNEARALLLLQEAGLIELDPNAGLEATIRNIISNPKNLDIVELEAAQISRALPDVNIGVINGNYAIQAGLNAGEDALMAEDKESLAAQTFANVIVIRTGDDREMFETLKTALQSDEVRNFLEEKYEGAVVPVF
- a CDS encoding methionine ABC transporter permease, whose product is MEFLNEFGDILIKGTMETLYMTFASVFFAYLFGLPMGVALVVSDDNHIMPSKIVNRVLGTIVNITRSVPFIILLIAVIPFTRMVVGTAIGANAAIVPLVIGATPFVARMVESSLKELNKGIIEAAASMGCSNLEIIYKVMIPESMPSLVLGSSITTITLVGYSAMAGAIGAGGLGDLAIRYGYYRYESELMLVTIVVLVLIVQAIQFAGNHISKKINRLY
- a CDS encoding deoxyribonuclease IV yields the protein MLKIGCHLSISKGYYKAGLDALAIDANTFQFFTRNPRGGSAKKIDLKDIEKFTKLFNENGFAPLFAHGPYTMNLCSDKRDIRDFAKNVFKEDLERLKLLPESYYIFHPGSHVGQGVEKGIDYIVEAMNDAIKEDCETTVLLEGMSGKGTEIGGRLEELKLIIDGVKHNKKVGICIDSCHLYSAGYDVVKDLDGVIEEIDKSVGMDKLMAVHLNDSKMEFASNKDRHEVLGKGTLGKEAIINIINHPLLKDLVFNLETPNELDGYKNEIAFLKANYKE
- a CDS encoding PD-(D/E)XK nuclease family protein, encoding MIDIIAGKIGSGKAEKIYSQILECLENGEEDLYLIVPDQYTLEAEKELMKALKAEGLLSVDVVSFSRYMDILLDKSFQPKRTLVSSTGKKMIIRKVLKDLKEDLSAYSGMVDKSGFVDEIESTMKSLKENMIDVGVLATEGSDIGSMSMVDRKIRDIGAIYEAYSMFMDNGYLDAEERINLAIKEAARDKRVKRSKIWIHGFHTFTKQIMEFIKVLADNAIKVGVTIDINNDESEPDREIYEINRKTFQQLREMNRDNCNVEFLGHAVSKDSDIGHLQDEFFAYPYKKRTGAPRDIKIIQSQNVYNEIDNVCVDIIRMVREDDIRYKDVCVIANDLESYSFLIQRTFEEYKIPCFVDIKRSVSDKPLAIFAIAALNCIVYNFTYEDVFSMIKTGFSDLDTDEYEVLENYCLRFGIRGNQWKKEFFKNSQDGEYDLTALNEVRERLVLPLENLKVSIKKDPTYLGISKSVYEFLVECGCGEKTRSLSDELLEQGDLELSAENTQIYNKIIELLDEIAEIFLDKKTNIKDYCDILKSGIEAAELGLLPSSVDEVTVGDVKRTRQNNIEVLFLLGVNEGVLPGAAEKTGLFSSAELEYLERAKNIQLGEDMSYQSVQEKYLFSSLIAKARNKVFFSYPLADFEGGILRPSSYVDRLREIFSDLAIGFDYGEEKDLISNPSGTLRHLISYYRKGIDEYESIDNLWWNGAYRWYANQRDWKDKMDSLKRAMTYANKPSPLTKEQLKKLYGQKIRNSVTGLETFGQCPFKYFVRYGLKPRERRVYEVSMPDIGQLLHDAIKSYGEILDKEGLRWTDVDEDRIIKMCTELVDETTQRYKEGVFLSKGRYKYLAQYLKRLLVRAVMTLTYHMSRGEFDIYKSEIGFGEKQELPPLEFKLNEEMDMILEGRIDRVDVFEDEDKIYLKVIDYKTGEKTLELKEIYYGLSLQLLIYMSACLAKYDNAEPAGVFYFKLDDPLVAGSKKDIKNIGTKINKILKLKGLIRKDPKILYALDKDAGDSEVINCKITKDGKIHANTKGMVEEQVFEMLLDYSVEAAKRMGEKIAAGKIDIEPVKSGAREACLFCDYKNICQFDRKFIGNRMRYKKSLSDKEVIEKLLGGEKDG
- a CDS encoding DUF362 domain-containing protein codes for the protein MKEKVALLRCASYDVDIIEEKIKEGFSLLGGEKYIKDLIPFGSKVLLKPNLLSVEEENSPVVTNHAFFEAVVRVIKDYTDNLIFGDSPGFGSSEKAAQKAGLMDVAKRYGVGFDPFTEKVSAELKEAILVKNWDVAKVAYEADVLISLPKLKTHGMMYFTGAVKNQFGCVPGTQKALWHTRMNNGDNFSKMLLDLNKLVKTDFAIMDGIIAMEGNGPKSGTPKKMDSIIMGESLTAVDSTALGLIGYEDPREVPQYRIAHEFSWGKVLPEDILILGESLDEMKVKDFKKIRRTNEIFGNSNGMKFIKNLIAPYPKLLHEKCISCNRCYEVCPEKPRVIEMVEKNGKSVPVFDKKTCIRCFCCQELCPVGALEVGETLLGKMIYK